In Pelosinus sp. UFO1, one genomic interval encodes:
- a CDS encoding sulfate adenylyltransferase subunit 1, whose amino-acid sequence MDITREVLNIVVVGHVDHGKSTVIGRLLYDTKSLPEGAIDRVKRIAKEKGKPFEYAYLLDAFEEEQKQGITIDTTQLQFRTDKRDYVIIDAPGHKEFLKNMISGAASAEAALLIIDANEGIQEQSKRHGYILSLLGIQKAYVLVNKMDLIEYSEEKFNNIKQEMNEFLNSLHVYPLKYIPVSAFHGENITTPSDKMPWYKGEPVLSAIDLFEKDKGLEGKPLRFPIQDVYKFDNRRIIAGRIEAGTLKTGDEILISPSNKVTKVKSIEYWVDKDKKESISAGMSVGITVEDEFFNQRGEFISHTYDTPLTADTFKVSLFWMGKNDLVKKKEYKLKLATQEVECEVFAINKVIDATTLENIENSNQAKTNDVAEVTIKTKRKICFDEFRNNQNTGRFVIVDGYDVCGGGIVTGLVHERQLSSKFAKKDNEIVISCFDEYYYILSEGGLKKLEAIPHTFTIGDVIPSTGATYQYPEDFNLVDVKTNLIGKVRKSKLQDISLLSDIAYDKVPFIDSQGAYIRVQSGEDFVAFKAELEKLQSANTALADFANKWFTFMHFRQVRYLQAAKSLEIEYQI is encoded by the coding sequence ATGGATATTACGAGAGAAGTATTAAATATTGTTGTTGTAGGACACGTAGATCATGGAAAGTCCACGGTGATAGGTCGGCTGCTATATGATACAAAATCTCTACCCGAGGGGGCGATTGATAGAGTAAAGAGGATCGCTAAAGAAAAAGGTAAGCCTTTTGAATACGCTTATCTTCTCGATGCCTTCGAGGAGGAGCAAAAACAAGGGATTACCATTGATACGACCCAACTGCAATTTCGCACGGACAAGAGGGATTATGTCATCATTGATGCACCAGGTCATAAGGAATTTTTGAAAAACATGATTTCTGGTGCTGCTAGTGCAGAGGCCGCATTATTGATTATTGATGCTAATGAAGGGATTCAGGAACAGTCCAAAAGACATGGTTATATATTGTCTTTATTAGGTATACAAAAGGCCTATGTATTAGTTAATAAAATGGACTTAATAGAGTACTCCGAAGAGAAGTTTAATAACATAAAACAGGAAATGAATGAGTTTTTGAACAGTCTTCATGTGTATCCTTTAAAATATATACCTGTTTCTGCTTTTCATGGAGAAAATATAACAACCCCCTCAGATAAAATGCCATGGTACAAAGGAGAACCTGTTCTCAGTGCCATTGATTTATTTGAAAAAGATAAAGGGTTAGAGGGGAAACCTTTACGATTCCCGATACAAGATGTATATAAGTTTGATAATAGACGGATTATTGCAGGCAGAATCGAGGCTGGTACTTTAAAAACAGGTGATGAAATTTTAATATCGCCGAGTAATAAGGTGACCAAGGTAAAAAGCATAGAGTATTGGGTAGATAAAGATAAAAAAGAGAGCATTTCTGCAGGGATGTCTGTAGGCATAACAGTGGAAGATGAATTTTTTAATCAACGAGGCGAATTTATTTCCCATACCTACGATACACCATTAACTGCTGATACCTTTAAGGTGAGCTTGTTTTGGATGGGGAAAAACGATCTAGTAAAGAAAAAAGAATATAAGCTCAAACTAGCCACACAAGAAGTAGAATGTGAAGTTTTTGCGATTAATAAGGTAATTGATGCCACTACATTAGAAAATATCGAAAATTCGAATCAAGCAAAGACCAACGATGTGGCAGAAGTAACCATCAAGACGAAACGGAAAATCTGTTTTGATGAGTTTAGAAATAACCAGAATACAGGAAGATTTGTTATTGTAGACGGCTATGATGTTTGTGGTGGTGGAATTGTTACTGGTCTCGTACATGAAAGACAGCTTTCCAGTAAGTTTGCCAAAAAAGACAATGAAATAGTAATAAGTTGTTTTGATGAATATTATTATATTCTTTCTGAGGGCGGGTTAAAGAAGTTAGAGGCAATTCCTCATACCTTTACCATTGGTGATGTCATACCATCCACCGGTGCTACCTACCAATACCCAGAAGATTTTAATCTGGTAGATGTGAAAACGAATCTTATCGGGAAAGTAAGAAAATCTAAGTTGCAAGATATTAGCTTATTAAGCGACATTGCCTATGATAAAGTACCATTTATCGATTCCCAAGGAGCCTACATTCGGGTGCAATCAGGAGAAGACTTTGTAGCTTTCAAGGCAGAGCTTGAAAAGTTGCAATCAGCGAATACTGCTCTGGCTGATTTTGCTAACAAATGGTTCACCTTTATGCACTTTAGACAAGTAAGATATTTGCAAGCGGCGAAATCTTTGGAAATTGAGTATCAAATATAG
- the cysD gene encoding sulfate adenylyltransferase subunit CysD, whose product MDHLDRLEAQSIFILREAYKKFGKLGMLWSIGKDSTVMLWLAKKAFFGHCPFPFIHVDTTHKIPEMITFRDRMAKEYNIELIVHTNEEALQAGMGPDKGRLVCCKALKTDGLQQVVTKYEFEGLILGIRRDEEGSRSKERVFSERNKDSEWDYTNQAPELWDQFKTDFPKGNHIRVHPILHWNEMDIWAYIEREKIELVDLYFAKNGKRYRSLGCAPCTGQIDSNAVTVAEIIEELKNTKVGERAGRAQDQEDSYAMQKLRKDGYM is encoded by the coding sequence ATGGATCATTTAGATAGATTAGAAGCGCAAAGTATTTTTATTTTGAGAGAAGCGTATAAGAAATTTGGCAAATTGGGGATGTTGTGGTCAATCGGCAAAGATTCAACAGTTATGCTATGGCTCGCGAAAAAGGCGTTTTTTGGTCATTGTCCTTTTCCCTTCATCCATGTAGATACGACGCATAAGATTCCAGAAATGATTACATTTCGCGATCGCATGGCGAAAGAATATAATATAGAACTGATTGTTCATACAAATGAGGAAGCGCTACAGGCAGGCATGGGACCAGACAAAGGCAGATTGGTTTGCTGCAAAGCCTTAAAAACGGATGGTTTGCAACAGGTAGTTACCAAGTATGAATTTGAGGGATTAATTTTAGGGATTCGCAGGGACGAAGAGGGATCCCGTTCTAAGGAACGAGTTTTTAGTGAAAGAAATAAAGATTCGGAATGGGATTATACCAATCAAGCGCCGGAGTTATGGGATCAGTTCAAAACAGATTTTCCTAAGGGCAATCACATTAGAGTACACCCAATTCTCCATTGGAATGAAATGGATATTTGGGCCTATATTGAACGGGAAAAAATTGAGCTTGTCGATCTTTATTTTGCGAAAAATGGTAAACGTTACAGAAGTTTAGGATGTGCTCCTTGCACAGGGCAGATTGATTCAAACGCCGTTACTGTTGCCGAAATTATTGAAGAATTGAAAAATACTAAGGTCGGCGAGAGAGCGGGAAGAGCGCAAGACCAAGAAGATTCCTATGCTATGCAAAAACTTCGTAAAGATGGATATATGTAG
- a CDS encoding alpha/beta hydrolase, translating into MEQQLIIHTDYHQLSSVLHIPPCNETDKKPAFILCHGFIGSKVGQHRIFVKMARKLCRAGYIVLRFDFSGCGESSGEYRDVTITGQIKEAKKAIDLVAKHPNVDCEQITLVGHSLGGAIAACVAAQDKRIHRLILLSPVAKPFDDIVQIVGNDRYQKCLQEGIVNYEGFEVGRDLFLSLPDAQPLAEIHKFQGRVLLIHGSEDEDTPLDNAYQYQHIFDKRSEGQCELQVIKGADHTYNSPLWELELQKIIMQWIS; encoded by the coding sequence ATGGAACAACAGCTTATAATTCATACAGATTATCATCAACTAAGTAGTGTGCTGCATATACCCCCATGTAATGAAACTGATAAAAAACCTGCTTTCATCCTATGCCATGGGTTTATTGGTAGTAAAGTTGGCCAGCATCGGATTTTTGTTAAAATGGCGCGTAAGCTATGTCGTGCTGGTTATATAGTTTTACGATTCGATTTTAGTGGTTGTGGCGAAAGTTCAGGCGAATATAGAGATGTTACTATCACTGGCCAGATTAAGGAAGCTAAAAAGGCAATTGATCTAGTGGCAAAGCATCCGAATGTTGATTGTGAACAAATTACCTTGGTGGGCCATAGTTTAGGTGGTGCGATTGCCGCATGTGTAGCGGCACAGGATAAAAGAATTCACCGACTCATATTACTATCTCCTGTGGCAAAGCCATTTGATGATATTGTACAGATTGTAGGAAATGATCGTTATCAAAAATGCTTACAAGAAGGTATTGTCAATTACGAAGGTTTTGAAGTAGGGCGAGATTTATTTCTTTCCTTACCCGATGCCCAGCCGTTAGCTGAAATTCATAAATTTCAAGGACGGGTATTACTTATCCATGGTAGTGAGGATGAGGATACGCCATTAGATAATGCTTATCAATATCAGCATATATTTGACAAGAGATCAGAAGGTCAGTGTGAATTACAGGTTATAAAAGGAGCGGATCACACTTACAATTCTCCCTTATGGGAGTTAGAATTACAAAAGATCATTATGCAATGGATATCTTAA
- a CDS encoding methyl-accepting chemotaxis protein, which produces MQTNFALRINIGTRIFLTSILIVIAFTCLNIYTYITISSMQEQYNTLLYDTMPAIEDVKSIHTEVWIQNAEARSYIASQNTTYKSNYEYSRKRMQNLFEKLQNNLDPELSEELYKLRSVTADFDKTLEIGMGISNMSGISETIKFLESSTVEIDAARAQSENFVESMKKQVATQIQVVALTIERMKKISLYLNIAIFLIAASSGFWLARQISHPLKTIATMAQSIAAGDLQQKALTHFPHNEIGDMSQAVNLMVEHLRQIITQVTEASEQVAFASEQLSTTTAHSTELSLHVVDAVNEVSTGTARQALEIEHTAATITNMVDAVHIIAATSNEVSTRSQHASRVASAGEVVAKQAILQMEAINKSVSLSSKVVDKLGSSSRQISEIIDVISEIAGQTNLLALNAAIEAARAGEQGRGFAVVASEVRKLAEQSHVAADKITEIIQEIQEETKTVINTMNTGTKEASKGIDIISQTGTSFKNIVAVVAELEHQIQNINQATEGISTSGGKIIASVDNIKQVAIQTATNTQTISASAEEQSASIEEISSSAETLFAMSQNLHSLVSKFKL; this is translated from the coding sequence ATGCAGACAAATTTTGCGTTACGAATTAACATTGGGACAAGAATCTTTCTAACTTCAATACTCATCGTTATAGCTTTTACCTGCCTTAATATTTATACATACATTACAATCAGCTCCATGCAAGAGCAATATAACACCCTATTATATGATACAATGCCAGCTATTGAAGATGTAAAAAGTATTCACACCGAAGTTTGGATACAAAACGCAGAAGCAAGATCTTATATCGCAAGTCAGAACACTACCTATAAAAGCAATTATGAGTATTCCCGTAAAAGGATGCAAAATCTTTTCGAAAAATTGCAAAATAATTTAGATCCTGAACTCTCTGAGGAATTATACAAATTACGATCTGTAACAGCTGATTTTGATAAAACCTTAGAAATTGGTATGGGTATTAGTAATATGTCCGGCATTTCTGAAACGATCAAATTCCTAGAATCATCTACAGTAGAAATTGATGCGGCAAGAGCACAATCAGAAAACTTTGTTGAATCTATGAAAAAGCAAGTTGCGACACAAATTCAAGTCGTTGCTCTTACCATTGAACGCATGAAAAAGATTTCCCTGTATCTCAATATCGCAATTTTTCTAATCGCCGCTTCCAGTGGTTTTTGGTTGGCTCGCCAAATATCTCACCCCCTAAAAACCATCGCAACTATGGCACAAAGCATCGCAGCAGGAGATTTACAACAAAAAGCCTTAACCCACTTTCCCCATAATGAGATTGGTGATATGTCCCAAGCAGTCAATCTAATGGTTGAACACTTACGACAAATTATTACGCAAGTAACGGAAGCTTCCGAGCAAGTAGCGTTTGCTAGCGAACAGCTAAGTACAACCACTGCTCATTCTACAGAGCTTTCTTTGCACGTTGTAGATGCGGTAAACGAAGTATCAACGGGTACTGCTAGGCAAGCTCTGGAAATAGAGCACACTGCTGCAACTATAACGAACATGGTAGATGCTGTTCATATAATCGCTGCTACCTCGAATGAAGTCTCAACTAGGTCACAACATGCCTCTCGGGTAGCCAGCGCGGGAGAAGTCGTTGCTAAACAAGCCATTCTACAGATGGAAGCAATCAATAAGTCAGTTAGCCTTTCATCAAAAGTTGTCGATAAATTAGGCAGTAGTTCACGCCAAATTAGTGAAATTATTGATGTCATCAGTGAGATTGCAGGACAAACCAATCTGTTAGCACTTAATGCCGCTATTGAAGCAGCAAGAGCTGGTGAACAAGGTCGCGGCTTTGCTGTTGTCGCATCGGAAGTTCGTAAACTTGCCGAACAATCTCATGTTGCTGCGGATAAAATTACGGAAATTATCCAGGAGATTCAAGAAGAAACCAAAACGGTTATCAATACTATGAATACTGGTACAAAAGAAGCGTCTAAAGGTATTGATATCATTAGCCAGACAGGTACAAGTTTCAAAAACATTGTAGCGGTAGTAGCAGAATTAGAACATCAGATACAAAATATCAATCAGGCTACTGAAGGAATTTCCACTTCCGGAGGAAAAATCATTGCTTCGGTGGATAATATTAAACAAGTAGCGATTCAAACTGCCACCAATACGCAAACTATCTCAGCTTCTGCTGAAGAACAATCCGCATCCATAGAGGAAATATCAAGTTCCGCTGAAACTCTTTTTGCAATGTCTCAAAATTTACACTCTCTTGTCAGTAAATTTAAACTGTAA
- a CDS encoding ABC transporter ATP-binding protein produces the protein MLKLTNLHASYGKIHVVKGISLEVNKGEFVTLIGSKGVGKTTTRKTIMGLLRPDCGSIQFLSQEIAGVRPDKIVNQGIAFVSKEKKIFPFMSVVENLHVGAYSSKEKEEINWGFERVYKFFPQLFDCRRQLARSLSEDQKQMLAIGRVVMTQPKMLILDDPSITFTPTIVEPVFKFLSEIHKQGMTILLFEENEQMALKIADRVYVMKAGRIV, from the coding sequence GTGCTCAAACTAACCAATCTCCACGCTTCTTATGGCAAGATTCATGTAGTAAAGGGAATAAGCTTAGAAGTAAACAAGGGGGAATTTGTTACGCTTATAGGTAGCAAAGGTGTGGGAAAGACAACAACACGTAAGACAATTATGGGTCTATTAAGGCCTGACTGTGGGAGCATACAATTTTTATCGCAAGAAATCGCTGGCGTAAGGCCAGACAAAATAGTAAATCAAGGAATCGCCTTCGTCTCAAAGGAAAAGAAAATTTTCCCCTTTATGAGTGTCGTAGAAAATTTGCATGTGGGAGCCTACTCTAGTAAAGAGAAAGAAGAAATAAATTGGGGCTTTGAAAGAGTTTATAAATTTTTCCCCCAATTATTTGATTGCAGACGCCAATTGGCAAGGAGTCTTTCGGAAGATCAAAAACAAATGCTAGCAATTGGGCGAGTAGTAATGACTCAACCTAAAATGCTGATACTTGATGACCCTTCTATTACTTTTACACCAACGATTGTGGAACCAGTTTTTAAATTTCTTTCTGAAATACACAAACAGGGGATGACCATTTTATTATTTGAAGAAAATGAACAAATGGCTCTAAAAATCGCTGACCGAGTATATGTCATGAAGGCTGGCAGGATTGTATAG